Proteins from a genomic interval of Rubinisphaera italica:
- a CDS encoding DUF4240 domain-containing protein: MDKQLFWKIVAQSRPSKDAHPKDCEPRLIELLKKLDGDKIVEWNHIFDQLAKDAYTCDQIAACILINGGAGDDGSYYYRCWLIGMGQEVYENAMANPDSLVDVVSADEEAEAEIYAAAHRAWMVVTGNPDTAPYPARNEQTELKSQDWDVDNKAEVTKRMPRLSKMFD; the protein is encoded by the coding sequence ATGGACAAACAACTATTCTGGAAGATCGTGGCTCAATCACGACCATCGAAGGATGCTCATCCCAAAGACTGCGAACCTCGGCTAATTGAGCTGTTGAAAAAGTTGGATGGTGACAAGATTGTGGAGTGGAATCACATTTTCGATCAACTGGCGAAAGACGCCTACACTTGCGATCAGATCGCAGCTTGCATCCTAATAAATGGTGGAGCGGGTGACGACGGCTCTTACTATTACCGATGCTGGCTGATTGGTATGGGGCAGGAGGTCTACGAGAACGCGATGGCAAATCCCGATAGCTTGGTCGATGTCGTCTCGGCTGACGAAGAGGCCGAAGCAGAAATCTACGCCGCAGCCCATCGTGCCTGGATGGTGGTGACGGGCAACCCGGACACGGCACCATACCCAGCTCGCAACGAGCAAACTGAGTTGAAGAGCCAGGACTGGGATGTTGACAATAAAGCTGAAGTGACCAAACGGATGCCAAGGCTGTCAAAGATGTTTGATTGA
- a CDS encoding secondary thiamine-phosphate synthase enzyme YjbQ has product MKSLTKELWLDIPQRRAIISIHREVEQLVAESGIKDGMALVNAMHITASVFINDNESGLHADYERWLEELVPFNPGSDPSKGGYLHNRTGEDNADAHHKRQIMGREVVVAITDGKLHLGPWEHIFYYEFDGKRRKRILVKIIGE; this is encoded by the coding sequence ATGAAATCACTGACAAAAGAACTCTGGCTGGACATCCCCCAACGCCGGGCCATCATCTCCATTCATCGCGAAGTCGAACAACTGGTTGCAGAAAGTGGAATCAAAGATGGCATGGCCCTTGTGAACGCCATGCACATCACCGCTTCGGTCTTCATCAACGACAACGAATCCGGCTTACATGCCGACTACGAACGCTGGCTCGAAGAACTCGTGCCGTTCAATCCGGGCAGTGATCCCAGCAAAGGGGGCTACCTCCATAACCGCACTGGCGAAGACAACGCCGACGCCCACCACAAACGTCAAATCATGGGCCGCGAAGTGGTGGTTGCGATTACTGATGGCAAATTGCATCTGGGCCCGTGGGAGCATATTTTTTATTATGAGTTTGACGGGAAGCGGAGGAAACGAATTCTGGTGAAGATCATTGGGGAATAA
- a CDS encoding GNAT family N-acetyltransferase yields the protein MAETRALKFEELQLLVDWAGNEGWNPGLNDVESFWNLDPEGFLALCENDKFIGGGAIIRHSDSYGFMGLFIVDEPFRGRKLGTKLWLARRDQLLSRLKPGGTIGLDGVDAMVTFYEKGGFQQYTRHRRFQLTEPSPECKTSETICDLKTVNFETVLEFDRRCFPASRPQALSNWIHQPGAISLAVVENKTLKGFGVMRPCQVGWKIGPLFADSLHTADQLFQAFQIQQTGQPIFLDIPDNNPQAIELCRKYQMEEVFGCERMYLGSPPKLDNESIFGITNLETG from the coding sequence ATGGCTGAAACTCGTGCCCTGAAATTTGAGGAACTCCAGTTGCTCGTTGACTGGGCAGGCAATGAAGGCTGGAATCCCGGCTTAAACGATGTCGAAAGTTTCTGGAATCTCGATCCTGAAGGCTTCCTCGCATTATGCGAGAATGACAAATTCATCGGAGGAGGGGCGATTATCCGGCACAGCGATTCCTACGGTTTCATGGGACTGTTTATTGTCGATGAGCCATTTCGAGGGAGAAAGCTCGGAACAAAACTCTGGCTGGCTCGCAGAGATCAGTTACTCTCACGCTTGAAACCGGGTGGAACCATCGGTCTCGATGGTGTTGATGCCATGGTTACTTTCTACGAAAAGGGAGGCTTTCAGCAATACACCCGCCATCGTCGTTTTCAATTGACTGAGCCGTCGCCGGAGTGCAAAACTTCAGAAACGATTTGTGATTTGAAGACTGTCAATTTCGAAACGGTTCTTGAATTTGACCGAAGATGTTTTCCCGCCTCCCGACCTCAGGCCCTCTCCAACTGGATTCATCAACCCGGAGCCATTTCGCTGGCAGTTGTTGAGAACAAAACTTTAAAAGGTTTTGGCGTGATGCGACCATGTCAAGTCGGCTGGAAAATCGGCCCCTTATTTGCTGACTCCCTGCACACTGCTGATCAACTCTTTCAGGCTTTTCAAATTCAACAGACAGGCCAGCCGATTTTTCTGGATATCCCCGATAACAATCCTCAGGCGATTGAACTTTGTCGCAAATATCAGATGGAAGAAGTCTTCGGCTGCGAACGGATGTATCTCGGCTCCCCACCGAAACTTGATAACGAGTCCATCTTCGGAATCACCAATCTGGAGACCGGCTAA
- a CDS encoding sulfatase codes for MHRFILLTFFALIISIPTLPIEADERPNILYINADDLGIQDVSYNSQRYHTPNIDQLASEGMTFTQAYAPAANCAPSRACCMTGQNTPRHGVYTVGNSDRGKSSQRKLIPVKNSVHIPQDKETVAEVLQAKGYKTIHLGKWHITKNPLNKGFDVNIGGNDSGSPTGGYFSPFKKGSMKSYNDQYPVGTHRVDIFADQAVNFMRKHRDDPFFIYMSYYSVHTGIEPVPEFVEKYKGKNVNAAYASMIEKMDQGIGKIIAELDSLGLKENTLVVFSSDNGGVQIISSQSPFRAGKGSYFEGGIRIPLVVRWPGKVEPGSINETPVTGLDFFPTFLDVAGVDSSEQKILDGQSLVPLLTGKGQFAERKLYWHFPIYLQGYGNIKKPEEGPHDPDFRTRPGSVVRGGKWKLHEYFEDGRVELYDLEADIGEQNNLSEAHPEIASRMHADLKQWRKSMNAPVPTKLNPDYQPQ; via the coding sequence ATGCATCGATTCATTCTGCTGACTTTCTTTGCACTAATCATTTCCATCCCGACGTTACCGATTGAAGCAGACGAGCGACCGAACATCCTCTATATCAATGCCGATGACCTCGGCATTCAGGATGTCAGTTACAACTCTCAGCGATATCATACACCCAATATCGATCAACTCGCTTCCGAAGGCATGACTTTCACTCAAGCCTATGCACCGGCTGCCAATTGCGCTCCCAGCCGCGCCTGCTGCATGACGGGACAGAACACACCTCGACACGGCGTGTACACAGTCGGCAATTCTGACCGCGGCAAGTCGAGTCAACGCAAGTTGATTCCTGTCAAAAACTCCGTCCACATCCCACAGGATAAAGAAACCGTTGCCGAAGTCCTGCAGGCAAAAGGCTACAAAACGATCCATCTCGGCAAGTGGCACATTACAAAGAATCCACTGAATAAAGGGTTCGATGTGAACATTGGCGGCAACGATTCCGGCAGTCCGACCGGTGGCTACTTCTCTCCATTCAAAAAAGGTTCGATGAAATCGTATAACGATCAATATCCTGTCGGTACCCACCGCGTCGATATCTTTGCCGATCAAGCGGTCAATTTCATGCGGAAGCATCGCGACGATCCTTTCTTCATATACATGTCTTATTACTCCGTTCATACTGGAATCGAACCAGTTCCTGAGTTTGTCGAGAAATATAAAGGCAAAAACGTCAATGCGGCGTACGCTTCGATGATCGAAAAAATGGATCAGGGCATCGGCAAAATAATTGCCGAACTGGATTCACTCGGCTTGAAAGAAAATACTCTGGTCGTTTTCTCCTCGGATAATGGTGGCGTGCAGATCATCTCGAGTCAAAGCCCATTCCGAGCCGGGAAGGGGTCTTACTTTGAGGGGGGAATTCGAATTCCTCTGGTTGTTCGCTGGCCCGGAAAAGTCGAACCAGGTTCAATTAACGAGACCCCCGTAACCGGCCTCGATTTCTTTCCAACATTTCTCGATGTTGCCGGGGTTGATTCGTCTGAACAAAAAATTCTCGACGGACAGAGCCTTGTCCCGCTCTTAACTGGTAAAGGGCAATTTGCTGAACGAAAACTCTACTGGCATTTCCCCATTTATCTGCAGGGCTACGGGAATATCAAAAAGCCTGAAGAAGGTCCACACGATCCTGACTTTCGTACCCGTCCCGGCTCCGTCGTTCGCGGTGGAAAATGGAAACTCCACGAATACTTTGAAGATGGCCGCGTCGAGCTTTACGATCTCGAAGCCGATATCGGAGAGCAGAATAATCTGTCTGAAGCTCATCCTGAAATTGCCTCTCGAATGCATGCCGATCTTAAGCAGTGGCGTAAATCGATGAACGCTCCTGTTCCGACGAAGCTCAATCCAGACTATCAGCCTCAATAG
- a CDS encoding carbohydrate porin has protein sequence MMKKYQIQVGLFAFMAINSAFASSSLYAKDCILTDWLTCSSSDSCCEDCIPADSCVDDYCGCCESTSILKRLEESGITFKADFYQMYQGVAAGGVRQEFDYGGHGDYIATLDMDKLAGKEGLYLKIGAEHRFGMFGGPPDGSVLPSALPTALPADTNDLILTNVLFTQFLSEEFAVSFGKLDTLDGDANAFAHARGTKQFSNTAFIFNPITLRTIPYSTLGVSFSYLKDLKPIYTFSVLNAVDTATTDGFGQLFDQGAVLTSELRLPTNFMNKPGHQLFGATWSSREFASLGGDPRLAITPVGIPQQSGSWSTYWNFDQYLVYDKGCCTEEARGWGVFGRAAIGDDATNPLSYFLSFGVGGDSMIHGREKDYFGIGWYQLGTSDELNPITSAALNLGLQGQGIELYYRIQATDHVQITPDIQITDPARNGIDTAYLFGVRALMSF, from the coding sequence ATGATGAAAAAGTACCAAATTCAAGTTGGATTATTTGCCTTCATGGCAATCAACAGTGCATTCGCGTCATCGTCACTGTATGCAAAAGATTGCATTCTGACTGACTGGCTAACTTGCAGTTCCTCTGATAGTTGCTGTGAAGATTGCATTCCAGCAGATTCCTGTGTCGACGACTACTGCGGATGCTGCGAATCGACCAGCATTTTGAAGCGTTTGGAAGAGTCGGGCATTACGTTCAAAGCCGACTTCTATCAAATGTATCAAGGAGTTGCAGCCGGGGGAGTCAGACAGGAATTTGATTACGGCGGACATGGTGATTACATTGCGACGCTCGATATGGATAAGCTGGCCGGCAAGGAAGGGTTGTATCTGAAAATTGGAGCCGAGCATCGGTTTGGAATGTTTGGCGGTCCGCCCGATGGAAGCGTCCTGCCATCTGCCTTACCGACTGCACTTCCAGCAGACACTAATGATTTGATCCTGACCAATGTTCTCTTTACTCAATTCCTGAGCGAAGAATTCGCTGTCTCTTTTGGTAAGCTCGATACCCTCGATGGCGATGCAAACGCATTCGCACATGCTCGCGGAACTAAACAATTCTCAAATACTGCTTTCATATTTAACCCGATTACCTTGCGAACCATCCCTTATTCAACACTGGGGGTCTCGTTCAGCTATCTGAAAGATTTGAAACCGATTTATACATTCAGTGTCCTCAATGCAGTGGATACTGCGACGACGGATGGATTTGGGCAATTGTTTGATCAGGGAGCGGTCTTGACATCGGAATTACGATTGCCAACTAACTTCATGAATAAACCTGGTCATCAATTATTTGGAGCGACTTGGAGCAGCCGTGAATTTGCAAGCCTTGGGGGAGATCCTCGACTAGCGATTACTCCTGTAGGAATTCCACAACAGTCCGGTTCCTGGTCTACCTATTGGAACTTTGATCAATACCTGGTTTATGACAAAGGCTGCTGCACTGAAGAGGCTCGCGGCTGGGGTGTCTTCGGACGAGCCGCCATTGGTGATGACGCCACGAATCCTCTCTCCTATTTTCTGAGTTTCGGTGTCGGGGGTGACTCCATGATTCATGGTCGAGAAAAGGATTACTTCGGCATCGGCTGGTATCAGTTAGGAACGAGCGACGAACTGAATCCGATTACTTCAGCAGCACTTAACCTCGGACTGCAGGGCCAGGGGATTGAACTCTACTACAGAATTCAGGCCACCGACCACGTGCAGATCACTCCCGATATTCAAATCACTGACCCTGCAAGAAACGGGATCGATACCGCTTATCTGTTCGGCGTGCGAGCATTGATGTCCTTCTAA
- a CDS encoding NIPSNAP family protein, with translation MKSLIHSVLLALVVIGSFAANCQAEKIYELRRYTAHQGKLDDLLTRFRDHTCELFTKHGMTNLAYFVPYENDKNQLVYFLSFPSREARDQSFKEFVNDPAWKSAFAKSREDGPLVEKVESVFLTETDFSPKEGFKSADDARLFELRTYTATPGHLSNLDARFRDHTIELFEKHGINNIAYFHLMPDQEGAEKTLVYLIAHKSIMDRGVSFKAFGQDPVWQEARKASEENAGGSLTEKGGVNFEFLVPTDFSPVK, from the coding sequence ATGAAATCGCTCATTCATTCAGTCTTGCTCGCACTTGTTGTCATCGGTTCATTCGCTGCGAATTGTCAGGCCGAAAAAATCTATGAGTTGAGAAGATACACAGCTCATCAAGGGAAGCTCGATGATTTGCTGACCCGCTTTCGCGATCACACCTGTGAACTGTTCACCAAGCACGGTATGACCAATCTCGCTTATTTCGTTCCCTACGAAAATGATAAGAATCAATTGGTCTATTTCCTTTCGTTTCCTTCCCGCGAAGCCAGAGATCAGAGTTTCAAGGAGTTCGTCAACGATCCTGCCTGGAAGTCCGCATTCGCAAAGTCTCGTGAAGATGGTCCCCTGGTGGAGAAAGTAGAATCTGTCTTTCTGACCGAAACCGATTTCTCACCCAAAGAAGGTTTCAAATCGGCAGACGATGCTCGCCTGTTCGAACTGCGAACCTACACCGCAACTCCTGGGCACCTATCAAATCTGGATGCCCGTTTTCGTGACCACACGATTGAGCTCTTTGAGAAGCACGGTATCAACAACATCGCCTATTTTCACTTGATGCCCGATCAGGAAGGAGCCGAGAAGACTCTGGTTTATCTGATCGCCCATAAAAGCATCATGGATCGCGGTGTCTCCTTCAAAGCCTTCGGTCAAGACCCTGTCTGGCAAGAGGCTCGCAAAGCCTCCGAAGAAAATGCTGGCGGCTCACTCACGGAAAAAGGAGGAGTCAATTTCGAATTCCTCGTTCCCACCGATTTTTCACCAGTCAAATAA
- a CDS encoding MMPL family transporter, with protein MKLVSRLIVKFWLGWLILWFIAFIIAITIAPKFSEVVTPGEFDFLPLNAESLQAERFFRQSFDKDLLRSLAIVSVRRTSRPEGLTSSDEFSEQDRGRLSDYDFIENILRIRLEQILIDNASSESESNNEPEGNNTEESKDVPEPVIGTVTTYTDRLLGQLLVSNDKQASMVLVELPNDFLDIRNVEIISDIEDLVYNDREFRRQIPPGLELSISGTATVGRDLNVEAVNSAKATESITILLVVIMLIGIYRAPLLALLPLITVFFVINIVMGLLATLAYYNVIGLFESLDIYVTVVTYGAGIDYCLFLIARYREELEQGTNYADALENALNCTASPLVGSAGTSIIGIGMMIFTEHKKFQQAGIGISVGLFLALIATLTLTPALLRICGRWAFWPNMPLEKPGDQPGWIARSSPLSRLLESGILDRIWNVLAAVISRSPGRLWRNFVLAMAPFAVIAIISYNDLSYGLLSELPDDSRSVIGTRALKEHFPAGTLGPTNVLLHNEELNFFQSDQVDLIREVSDQLYSEREQLGLIDIFSSAYPLGMTPQGLEKQASLDSNASGSGAFAAARRAATRARIMKQYVGKKQPLAEHVTRIDLVFEQDPFTSGSIEQLENTLEELKIILPEKLPGETEIYALGPTASIRDMKLVTDRDQIRVNILVLIGVYLVLVLILKKPAISMYLILTVFFSYLVTMGVTMTVFWALDPENFAGLDWKVRMFLFTILIAIGEDYNIFLVSRIDEERKSTSPVRSVLRALTKTGSIISSCGFIMAGTFCSLMAGTLLGMQQLGFALAFGVLLDTFIVRPILVPCYLVMLERHYFGRYSGLMGATSLPKNANRESTSTTITSTEES; from the coding sequence ATGAAATTGGTGAGCCGTCTGATCGTCAAATTCTGGTTGGGATGGCTCATCCTCTGGTTTATTGCATTTATCATTGCAATAACTATCGCCCCTAAGTTTTCCGAGGTTGTCACTCCTGGAGAATTTGACTTCCTCCCCCTCAATGCAGAATCACTTCAGGCAGAACGTTTCTTCCGACAAAGTTTCGATAAGGATCTCCTGCGCAGTTTGGCAATTGTCAGCGTGAGGCGGACTTCGCGTCCAGAAGGATTGACATCGTCTGATGAGTTTTCTGAACAGGATCGTGGTCGGCTCAGTGATTACGATTTTATTGAAAATATTTTGCGAATTCGCCTCGAACAGATTCTCATTGACAATGCCAGTTCTGAGAGTGAGTCCAACAATGAGCCTGAAGGAAATAATACGGAAGAGAGCAAAGACGTTCCTGAACCAGTCATCGGTACAGTAACGACTTATACGGATCGCCTGTTGGGGCAACTGCTCGTCAGTAACGATAAACAGGCCTCGATGGTCCTTGTCGAGTTGCCCAACGATTTTCTCGACATCCGGAATGTGGAAATCATCTCCGATATAGAGGATCTCGTTTACAACGATCGTGAATTTCGACGGCAAATCCCCCCAGGTCTCGAACTTTCCATCAGCGGCACAGCGACTGTCGGTCGAGATTTGAATGTCGAAGCGGTCAACAGTGCCAAGGCGACAGAATCGATCACAATCTTACTGGTTGTCATCATGCTGATTGGGATTTACCGCGCTCCGTTGCTGGCACTGCTTCCCTTGATCACCGTCTTTTTTGTCATCAATATTGTGATGGGACTGCTCGCGACGCTTGCCTATTACAATGTGATCGGATTGTTTGAATCCCTCGATATTTATGTAACGGTCGTCACTTATGGAGCTGGAATCGACTATTGCCTATTTCTGATCGCCCGTTATCGGGAAGAGTTGGAACAGGGGACCAATTATGCTGATGCCCTCGAGAATGCACTCAATTGTACGGCTTCTCCATTAGTCGGAAGTGCCGGGACTTCGATCATCGGAATCGGCATGATGATCTTTACCGAGCATAAAAAGTTTCAACAGGCTGGGATCGGAATTTCAGTTGGTCTGTTCCTGGCTCTTATTGCAACGTTGACGCTCACTCCAGCGTTATTACGAATTTGTGGTCGGTGGGCATTCTGGCCGAATATGCCGTTGGAAAAACCGGGCGATCAACCAGGCTGGATCGCACGATCTTCTCCACTAAGTCGATTGCTGGAAAGTGGAATACTGGATCGTATTTGGAATGTCCTTGCGGCTGTGATCTCTCGATCACCAGGTCGACTCTGGCGAAATTTTGTCCTGGCGATGGCCCCTTTCGCAGTAATCGCAATTATCTCATACAACGATTTGAGTTATGGTTTACTCTCAGAACTTCCCGATGACTCTCGAAGCGTAATCGGTACGCGTGCCCTGAAAGAACATTTCCCAGCCGGAACTCTCGGACCGACGAATGTCCTGCTACACAATGAGGAGTTGAATTTCTTCCAAAGTGATCAAGTTGACTTAATCCGTGAAGTCAGTGATCAGCTTTATTCGGAACGGGAACAGTTAGGCTTGATCGATATTTTCAGTTCTGCATATCCCTTAGGAATGACGCCGCAGGGACTGGAGAAACAGGCCTCGCTCGATTCCAACGCCAGTGGTTCGGGTGCCTTTGCCGCAGCACGACGGGCGGCGACACGGGCGCGGATTATGAAACAATATGTCGGCAAGAAACAGCCTCTGGCAGAACATGTCACTCGAATCGATCTCGTTTTTGAACAGGATCCATTTACAAGTGGAAGTATCGAACAGCTCGAAAATACACTGGAGGAACTGAAAATTATCCTTCCCGAAAAATTGCCGGGAGAGACCGAAATCTATGCATTAGGCCCCACCGCTAGCATTCGTGATATGAAGCTGGTGACCGATCGAGATCAGATCCGCGTAAACATTCTGGTGCTGATCGGTGTATATCTCGTGCTGGTGCTGATCCTGAAAAAGCCTGCCATCTCAATGTATCTTATACTGACTGTCTTCTTCAGTTATCTCGTCACGATGGGTGTCACGATGACTGTATTCTGGGCATTGGACCCGGAAAACTTTGCCGGACTGGATTGGAAAGTCCGCATGTTTCTGTTTACGATTTTGATTGCCATTGGAGAAGATTATAACATCTTCCTGGTCTCCCGGATTGATGAAGAACGCAAGTCGACATCACCGGTCCGCAGTGTCCTACGAGCATTAACAAAGACAGGCAGTATTATTTCCAGCTGCGGGTTTATTATGGCCGGGACCTTTTGCTCGCTGATGGCGGGAACACTTCTGGGCATGCAACAACTTGGCTTTGCGTTGGCATTCGGTGTACTACTCGATACGTTTATAGTCAGACCGATTCTCGTTCCCTGCTATCTGGTGATGCTGGAACGGCATTATTTTGGTCGGTACTCTGGCTTGATGGGAGCCACCAGTCTTCCAAAAAACGCGAATCGGGAATCAACATCGACTACAATAACTTCAACTGAGGAATCGTAA
- the prfB gene encoding peptide chain release factor 2 (programmed frameshift), with protein sequence MDSELRDTCQNMSERILLLKDSLDYDGKQKQLVEINELMGAPGFWDNQDKAQKQVGELSRLKALLSPLEELVTGAEDLDVLLEFAEAEESPETIVEIEQTVKSLEKTLNQVEFQTMLGQPEDAMNAYVTIQAGEGGTDAADWAEMLLRMYIRWSETRGFALEMLERTDGEEAGIRHATLLVKGDYAYGYLKGESGNHRLVRMSPFNSAGKRQTAFAAVDVTPEIDDNSEIEVDWDKDVKEDTMRAGGAGGQHVNKTESAVRLTHLETNLVVRCQNERSQHQNRAAARKMLLAKLYQLQLEQHEAEVASKRGEKSKIGFGGETIRNYVLQPEQFVKDTRSELKTANPLTVLEGELDPFLEAYLQWAVGNKTK encoded by the exons ATGGATAGTGAATTACGAGATACCTGCCAGAATATGTCCGAGCGCATTCTTCTGTTAAAGGACTCTCTT GACTACGACGGCAAACAGAAGCAGTTGGTCGAGATCAATGAGTTAATGGGGGCTCCCGGATTCTGGGACAATCAGGATAAAGCACAAAAGCAGGTTGGGGAATTAAGCCGTTTAAAAGCATTACTTTCACCACTCGAAGAACTTGTGACAGGTGCTGAAGACTTGGATGTTCTGTTGGAATTTGCAGAAGCAGAGGAGTCTCCAGAAACAATTGTCGAAATCGAACAAACTGTAAAAAGTCTCGAAAAAACACTCAATCAGGTCGAGTTTCAAACAATGCTCGGTCAGCCCGAAGATGCGATGAATGCCTACGTCACCATTCAAGCGGGCGAAGGGGGGACTGATGCAGCCGACTGGGCAGAGATGTTGCTGCGAATGTACATTCGCTGGTCGGAGACACGTGGATTTGCTCTGGAAATGTTAGAACGAACCGATGGCGAAGAAGCCGGGATTAGGCACGCGACCTTGCTCGTTAAGGGCGATTACGCCTATGGCTATCTGAAAGGGGAATCGGGAAATCATCGTCTTGTGCGCATGAGTCCCTTTAACTCCGCAGGCAAAAGGCAAACCGCATTTGCGGCTGTCGATGTCACTCCAGAAATCGACGACAACTCCGAAATTGAAGTCGACTGGGATAAGGATGTCAAAGAAGACACAATGCGAGCTGGTGGAGCAGGGGGCCAGCACGTTAACAAAACAGAATCTGCTGTCCGCTTGACACACTTGGAAACAAACCTCGTAGTGCGTTGCCAGAATGAACGAAGTCAGCATCAGAATCGTGCGGCTGCTCGGAAAATGTTGTTGGCCAAACTCTATCAATTACAACTGGAACAACACGAAGCTGAAGTTGCCTCCAAACGAGGTGAAAAATCAAAAATCGGGTTCGGTGGAGAAACGATTCGAAATTACGTTCTGCAACCAGAACAGTTCGTTAAGGATACCCGTTCCGAACTGAAAACGGCAAACCCCCTTACCGTTCTCGAAGGTGAGCTCGATCCGTTTCTGGAAGCGTATCTTCAATGGGCGGTTGGCAATAAAACGAAATAA
- a CDS encoding UDP-glucose dehydrogenase family protein, producing MKIVVIGTGYVGLVTGTCFAESGNDVTCVDINADKIERLNQGEIPIYEPGLTELVKRNSAAGRLKFTTDVAECVPGARCVFLAVGTPMDEDGSADLSGIWAACDSVAPHLEEDAIIICKSTVPVGTNRKVYERLKKSLNREVHVASNPEFLKEGCAIDDFTKPDRVVVGVMTAEAAETLEELYKPFLRTEHPFLVMGLESAEMTKYVANCMLATKISFINEMANLCEVVGADVNEVRKGIGHDQRIGFQFLFPGVGYGGSCFPKDVRALMATASEHQVSSQLLQSVDNVNKSQKCVLFEKIQRFFGSELKGKTIAIWGLAFKPRTDDIREAPALTLIDQLLEAGASIRAHDPVAMDNVKSVYGDKITYCKHQYETVEGADVLAICTEWNEYRTPDFNFMKQQLKSQAIFDGRNLYDPQKMFARGFYYSGIGLKQPKSTEA from the coding sequence ATGAAGATTGTTGTCATTGGTACTGGATATGTAGGATTAGTCACGGGAACCTGTTTCGCAGAAAGCGGAAATGATGTGACCTGTGTCGATATCAATGCTGATAAAATTGAGAGACTCAATCAGGGAGAGATTCCGATTTATGAGCCTGGCTTGACGGAACTGGTCAAGCGAAATTCAGCAGCCGGTCGATTGAAGTTCACGACTGATGTCGCCGAATGTGTCCCAGGGGCTCGTTGTGTTTTTCTGGCCGTAGGAACACCGATGGACGAAGATGGTTCTGCCGATCTCTCCGGAATCTGGGCAGCCTGTGATTCTGTTGCTCCACATCTGGAAGAGGACGCCATTATCATCTGCAAAAGTACGGTTCCAGTTGGCACCAATCGCAAGGTCTACGAACGACTCAAGAAATCATTGAATCGAGAGGTCCATGTTGCCTCCAACCCGGAATTTCTTAAAGAGGGTTGTGCAATTGACGACTTTACTAAACCAGACCGCGTGGTTGTCGGTGTGATGACTGCAGAAGCTGCCGAGACTCTGGAAGAGTTGTACAAACCATTCCTGAGAACCGAACATCCGTTTCTCGTGATGGGGCTGGAAAGTGCAGAGATGACAAAATACGTGGCCAATTGCATGTTGGCTACCAAAATCAGTTTTATTAATGAGATGGCCAATCTTTGTGAAGTTGTTGGTGCTGATGTTAATGAAGTGCGAAAAGGAATTGGTCACGATCAACGCATTGGATTTCAATTTCTGTTTCCTGGCGTCGGCTACGGGGGTTCCTGCTTCCCTAAAGATGTCCGTGCTCTCATGGCGACCGCTTCCGAACATCAGGTCAGTTCTCAGTTACTGCAGTCGGTCGATAACGTCAATAAATCCCAAAAATGCGTTCTCTTTGAGAAGATTCAGCGATTTTTCGGCAGCGAACTCAAAGGCAAAACCATTGCGATCTGGGGACTGGCCTTCAAGCCTCGTACCGATGATATCCGCGAAGCGCCCGCTTTGACTTTGATTGATCAATTGCTTGAAGCTGGAGCATCGATTCGGGCACACGATCCGGTAGCGATGGATAATGTCAAATCGGTGTATGGTGATAAGATCACTTACTGCAAACATCAATATGAAACGGTTGAAGGAGCAGATGTACTGGCGATTTGCACGGAGTGGAATGAATATCGAACTCCCGATTTCAATTTCATGAAACAGCAACTCAAAAGCCAGGCCATCTTCGATGGTCGGAATCTCTATGATCCTCAAAAAATGTTCGCACGCGGATTCTACTACTCTGGCATCGGTTTGAAACAACCGAAATCAACAGAAGCCTGA